Proteins found in one Arachis stenosperma cultivar V10309 chromosome 8, arast.V10309.gnm1.PFL2, whole genome shotgun sequence genomic segment:
- the LOC130946214 gene encoding uncharacterized protein LOC130946214: MCHKEPSAVVHFETMPAYQGDDLVGDIRVLHRVFWSYYPCIRAFRHCKPIVQVDGTHLYGKYKGCLLVAVSQDENNNIVPIAFAIVEGETSDAWHFFLSNLRQHVVTRDGVGLISDRHESINAAVERSNGAWSPPRAFHMFCIRHIESNFLRKFKAPYLQKLVVNIGYSRTVREYEVRYKRLRDRGEAYTNWLDRIPREQYALAFDGGYRWGHMTTNLVECINSVLKGARNLPITALVKATFYRLNELFTRKRADAEARINAGHVFSEIVTSKLHANQLASGNIQVSCFDRQNEVFEVREMPSGLEFAVDLRSLRCDCGEFQVDRIPCRHVFACCANQRLDWRLYVHDVYKMEQVRRVYRARFRPLGNPTTWPAYNGPRFIPNPYMRRVSKGRPRMTRFLNEMDTRMLRRPRRCTLCGAEGHSRSRCRQSVGSSTNREAS, encoded by the exons ATGTGTCACAAGGAGCCATCAGCTGTTGTCCATTTTGAGACTATGCCTGCATATCAAGGGGATGACTTGGTGGGTGATATTCGGGTACTGCATCGTGTGTTCTGGAGTTATTACCCTTGCATTAGGGCATTCAGACATTGTAAACCAATTGTCCAGGTGGATGGTACTCACTTGTACGGAAAGTATAAGGGTTGTCTGCTTGTGGCAGTTTCCCAGGATGAAAACAACAATATCGTTCCGATTGCGTTTGCTATTGTTGAGGGAGAGACTTCTGATGCATGGCATTTTTTCCTCAGTAACCTCCGCCAACATGTTGTTACTCGGGATGGAGTGGGTCTAATATCTGACAGGCACGAGTCCATCAATGCAGCTGTCGAACGAAGTAACGGAGCTTGGTCACCTCCTAGAGCTTTTCATATGTTTTGCATCAGGCATATAGAGTCGAATTTTCTCAGAAAATTCAAGGCACCTTACCTACAAAAATTGGTCGTCAACATCG GATATTCGAGGACGGTGCGGGAGTACGAAGTGCGTTACAAGCGTTTAAGGGACCGCGGCGAGGCATACACGAACTGGTTAGACCGAATTCCTCGCGAACAGTACGCACTGGCCTTTGATGGCGGGTACCGATGGGGTCACATGACGACGAATCTAGTGGAGTGCATCAACTCAGTATTGAAGGGTGCCCGCAATCTTCCCATTACTGCTCTTGTGAAGGCAACATTCTACAGACTAAATGAGTTGTTCACCCGTAAAAGAGCTGATGCGGAAGCCCGGATCAATGCTGGCCATGTGTTTTCTGAGATAGTGACATCGAAGTTGCATGCAAACCAACTTGCATCAGGAAACATACAGGTTAGTTGCTTTGACCGCCAGAATGAGGTCTTTGAGGTTCGTGAGATGCCAAGTGGGCTAGAGTTTGCTGTTGATCTACGTAGCCTTCGATGTGACTGTGGTGAGTTTCAAGTGGACCGAATCCCTTGTCGACATGTATTTGCATGTTGTGCCAACCAGCGACTTGATTGGCGACTTTATGTTCATGATGTGTATAAGATGGAGCAAGTGCGGCGGGTGTACCGAGCACGGTTTAGGCCACTGGGTAATCCCACTACATGGCCTGCTTACAACGGACCTCGGTTCATACCGAATCCATACATGCGACGGGTGTCAAAAGGTCGGCCCAGGATGACGCGTTTTCTGAATGAGATGGATACGAGGATGTTACGTCGTCCTAGGCGATGTACTCTATGTGGTGCTGAGGGACATAGTCGAAGCAGATGCCGTCAGTCTGTTGGTTCAAGTACCAACAGAGAAGCCTCCTAG